AGAGTCTGGTCTCAAGTAAGTGCTTAATTTCTGTAAAAACAGCATCAACAGATTGGTTGCCATCAACCACGGCGATCCGGTCGGGTGATTGTCGACTCAATTCATCAAAACCGTGAGCAACCCGTTGAAAAAAGGCCAGTGTTTCCTGATCAAACCGACTTTCCTGTGAAAGATCCGGTTTCACCTGTTGTCTTTGCGAAATACGTTCCAGAGCGGTTTCCGGAGAAATCCGGATCAAAATACTCAAATCCGGCATGTGAGGTGCCACCCATTGTTCAACGATGGACGAAATCCCTGTCAGGTCCAGTTGCCGGCCATATCCCTGGTAGGCAATGGTGGAATCATGAAAACGGTCGCACAACACCAGCTTGCCCTGGTTCATGGCCGGTAGAATGACCTGTTTCAGATGCTGGATGCGATCCGCCAGATAAAGGAGCAGTTCACTGGCTTCAGACAATTCATGATTCGCGGGATTGAGCAGGATGGTGCGAATCTGTTGTCCGATGGCCGAACCACCGGGTTCTCTTGTTGTCACGGTATCAATCCCCCTGGAAGAAATCCATTCCGAGATGAGTTTGATCTGGGTTGTTTTGCCACAACCGTCGATGCCTTCAAACGTAATAAATTTTCCGCTATCCATGTTTTTCCCGATTTTGTGATTGTAAAAACGATTGACCTGTTTGGCTTATAAAAGACCCGTTCAATAGAAGAAAGATGAAAACAGAAAAGTTTCAATTTAACTTTTAGGCAGATCTATCATCTCAAGATTTAATCTGTCATTTTGGCACAACTTACGCATATAGAACAATCACGATTTATGGATCCCCATTTTTTTCAACCTTCTTCATT
This genomic interval from SAR324 cluster bacterium contains the following:
- a CDS encoding dTMP kinase, producing the protein MDSGKFITFEGIDGCGKTTQIKLISEWISSRGIDTVTTREPGGSAIGQQIRTILLNPANHELSEASELLLYLADRIQHLKQVILPAMNQGKLVLCDRFHDSTIAYQGYGRQLDLTGISSIVEQWVAPHMPDLSILIRISPETALERISQRQQVKPDLSQESRFDQETLAFFQRVAHGFDELSRQSPDRIAVVDGNQSVDAVFTEIKHLLETRLSKTPT